Proteins from a genomic interval of Armatimonadota bacterium:
- a CDS encoding DOMON domain-containing protein encodes MIQVLLAWQRVEAAVLPTVDGRIAEGEYASHYLAPGIGMEVHWTVEGDFISFGLRAPARGWVAIGWDPTGPIMEGEDIILGYIRGKELFLQDYYASSSVTHANDVSLGGRDDVLESSGSEDERYTTIEFRRRLDTGDRFDRPITPGPHTVQLAYAPGDDFVTYHGEKRTVVTIDFFAGGAQEAGLFARPRSLGGGRGPLVPWLRTLAAGAIAIISVTVAYLLWPRPMRGG; translated from the coding sequence GTGATACAGGTACTGCTGGCGTGGCAGCGGGTGGAGGCAGCAGTCCTGCCGACCGTCGACGGCCGCATCGCGGAAGGAGAATATGCCAGCCATTACCTGGCCCCGGGTATCGGCATGGAGGTGCACTGGACCGTCGAGGGCGACTTCATCTCCTTCGGCCTCCGGGCTCCTGCTCGGGGCTGGGTGGCCATCGGGTGGGATCCCACCGGGCCGATCATGGAAGGGGAGGACATCATCCTCGGATACATCCGCGGCAAAGAGTTGTTCCTGCAAGACTACTACGCCAGCAGTTCGGTGACACACGCCAACGACGTGAGCCTGGGCGGTCGGGATGACGTGCTGGAGTCTTCGGGGTCGGAAGACGAGCGGTACACGACCATCGAGTTCCGCCGTCGCCTGGACACCGGAGATCGGTTCGACAGGCCCATCACGCCCGGACCCCACACCGTACAGCTCGCCTACGCGCCCGGCGATGACTTCGTCACCTACCATGGGGAGAAACGGACCGTCGTCACCATCGACTTCTTCGCCGGCGGCGCGCAGGAGGCCGGACTCTTCGCCCGGCCGCGGTCACTGGGCGGCGGCCGCGGTCCCCTGGTGCCCTGGCTGCGGACCCTGGCCGCCGGCGCCATCGCCATCATCAGCGTCACCGTGGCCTACCTCCTCTGGCCGCGGCCGATGCGCGGAGGCTGA